Genomic segment of Candidatus Marinarcus aquaticus:
CACTGACTGTACCAGCAGATGCACCTTGCTCTTTTTTATCTACCAAGTTGACTGCTAAAGTTTGATATGCAGGGAAAAGCATCCCCATACCAAAGGCACCGATACAAAATCCAAAAGTTAATATAAGTTGAGAATCCATCATAAACACCACAATATATCCAATCATCCCAACAAATGCTCCATACTTTAAAAGTTTTGTTGCTTTGATACTACTTTTAGAGACTATTATTTGAGAAACTATAAAAGAGAATCCCACACAAGCCAGTACATACCCTGTCATCTCTGCTGCTTTTAACGAATCAAGTTCAAACTTATCGATGATATAAAATCCTAAACAAACCTGCGCCGTTACAATAGAAAACATCGTAATAAATGCAGCAAACATGGGTATCCGTAATCTTTCATCAAACACTTTTAAAACAGGTGTTTTTTCTGTTGTAACGGGTTTTTCATGAGGAAGTATCATATACAGTGCAACCGTTGCCAATAATGGCAATATTGCAAAAGTATAAAGTGGAGCACTTAAACCAAAATTTGCAAGATAGCCTCCAATTGGGGGGCCTATAACCATCCCTATTCCACTGCTTGCAGCAAGTTTTGCAATATAACTGGTGCGTTTCTCTTTTTTAACATGATCAGCAATCAAAGCATTTGATACAGGAGTAATAGCAGAATAAAATGCCCCTATTCCACCTCTTGTGAGAATCAATATAAAAAGTGAAACCACCGCTGCAGGAGGAGAGAGTAAAGCATTATCTATAAAAATTGCTAAGACTAAATAGGAGACGGCCACTCCTGCTACTGCTATTACTAAAATAGGTTTTCTGCCTATCACATCACTTTTTCTTCCCCAATATCTTGACAATACAACCCATAAAACCCCTGCAATTGCTACGGTTAATCCAGCATGCCACTCTTGTAGGTGCAACTCTCTTATAATAGGACCAACAACAGCTAAAAAAGCCATCATTGCCGATATACATAAGACATTGACCACCATTAATATTTTTATCTCTTTCATTATTTTACCTTCTCTTTTTCTAACTCTATTTTATATGAAACAAATGCGGCAAAAAGCCCAACAATGGCACCTATAAAAACAATGTTTCTATACCCCAATACACCTGCAAAAGAAACAGCTGATGTTGCAAAAATAATTCCTGATAGTGAATAGATACTGTGCTGTGCTGCAAACTGTGCAGCAGGTGTTTTCTTAGAAGCCCTGTCCATCATCAAAGTTGTCATTATGACCATAGAAGGGGTATAAAATGAGAATATTATTCCTACAATAATAATGGTTGTTACTGTCTCATTATTATAAAAAAGAATCAATAAAAGCAATATACTCATACATTGCCCCAAAGAGGCTCCTATTAACACATTTCTTTTCCCATATTTTTTTATAAACCACGATGCACTAAATGAAGCAAGCATTCCAAGGCTATACCCGACAATATGAACCGCATAACCAATCTTATCCAGGCTCCATCCAAGGTCAACTAAAATAGGAGTCATAAGACCATAGGCAGAACTTATAGATGCAGGATATAAAAATAGAAGCAACATCCACTGTTTTTTATTTTTCCCTTTCCAAAATGAAATAAACTGCTTATAATCAAGCTCTGTTGCACTTTGCTCTTTTTTGGGCTTTACTTCTTTATAAAAAATCATTTGAATAAGGGCAACTATCATTATGAAAGAGATGATTGTCATTGTGATTTCCCATCCATAATATGTATATAACACAAGTCCCACGCCACCACCTAAAATCATTCCTAAAAGACTGCTTGCGACTTTTATAGACATTGCAAGCGAACGCTCTCGTTTAAAGATATTGTTATAAACAAATCCATCTAAAGCGATACTTTGAGAAGCGGCTGTAAATGCAAATGCCACACTTAATAACACAATGGTTTGCAGATTATTTATAAGGCTAAACTGTGCTATGAGAAAAAGAACAAACGCCATGAGCAGTTGAAAAATGATAATCCAACCTTTATAGTGCCCTATTTTAAACTTTTTCTTATCTATAAAAGGTGCCCATAAAAACCGAAATACCCAAAACAGTCCCAACATATAAATCAAACCCAAATTTTCTAAGGGCATATTATTTTGTCGTAAGATTCCGATAAATGCTTCTGCAAAAAAAGCAAAACCAATATATTGACTTGTATAGAGACTTACTAAAAGAATAAACTCCTTAATCGTTAATTTTTTTTTCATTCAATACCACTTTTTACACTCCACTCTTTGACCCTTTGTTGAGATTGGAACATCGCATGATATTTCCCTTTTATTTCAAATAACTGTTGGTGCGTCCCTTTCTCTTTGAGTTGTCCATTTTCTATGACTACAATGTTATCAGCATGAGCAATCGTAGAGAGTCGATGCGCTATTACAATGACGGTTCTGTTTTGAATGAGTTCATCCAAAGCGTTTTGTACGGCTACTTCACTTTGAGTATCAAGTGCCGAAGTGGGTTCATCAAGGATAACAATAGGAGCATCTTTTAGTATCGCACGTGCAATTGAGATACGTTGACGTTCTCCACCACTTAAACTGCCTCCAATCTCTCCTACTTTTGTTTGATACCCATAAGGAAGTCTTGAAACAAACTCATGACAAAAGGCTGCTTTAGAAGCACGTAATACCTCATCATCACTTGCATTTGGTTTTCCCATTCGAATATTATTTAAAATAGTGTCATCAAACAAATAGACATCTTGAAATACGACAGAGATATAACTCATCAGTGTTGTTTGAGGTATGCTTCGTATATCAACTCCACCCATTTTTACACTGCCTTTTTGGGGGTCGGCGTATCTCATGATAAGTTTTATCAAGGTTGTCTTTCCGCTCCCTGATGGCCCTACAATTGCCGTGAGTGATTTGTCTTGAATATGTACGGAGAGATTATTCACAGCTTTTTGATCTGTTCCTTCATAAGAAAAAGCGACATTTTCAAACTCAATGTCAAATTTTTCTGCGCTTTGTATTGGTTTTTGTATTACAAACTCTTTTATATTTAAAAGAGTTTGAATATGTTTAAAAGAGGCTTCCATAATATCCAATACTCCTGCAATGGCTAAAAAGTTTGCTAAAGGTTCAGACAATCGTCCTAATATGATAAGCAGCGCAATCAATGCTCCTATTGTAAACTCTCCTTGCGTTATCCATAAACTTCCTAAAACCAATACCAATAAAAAGACAAATTCTATTAAAGTGTTCATGATAATCATGGGTAAGGTTGAAGCAAAAACACCTTTTTTTTGCACCTCTCTTAGGTGAACAATCGATTTTTGAAGGTTTTTTGCATTAACTCCTACTTGGTTCACAGCTCTTAATACCGGTAACCCTTGTATATATTCAACCGTATCTGCTTCAAGTGTTGCATGTGCTTTTGCACCTTCTGTTTTATCCCATTTTGTCTTTTTTCTGCTCCAGCTATAAATAGGAATGGCTACAGGAAGAGCAATGAGAAGGGCAAAGGCCATTGAGGGATCGATAAAAAAAGTAGCTATAATTAATACCACAGGTACGATTGCCACTTCAAAAAACATTCCTGCAATGATGCCCATATGCAGTATTGAATCATCTACATTCTGTGATAAAATAGCATTTAACTCCCCGGTTCTATATTTATAGAGACTTTGAAGAGGCATTGTTTTTATCTTTTCTCCTAACTTCATTCGGATATCATGGGTTATTTGAATAATATCTTCAGAGTATTGAAACCCTGACCCCAACCATCTGAATATAAAGGATACGATACTCAGTACCACAATCGTGCCAAGCCAAAAAAGTGTATTCTCTATATTAAACTCTTTCGCAAACACGCTGTTTAAAAGAGGAAAGAAAAAAGCAAATGCCACCCCTTGAAAAATATACGCAAGAATAAAATGTAAAAAACTTCTTTTAACTAAAGAGCTGCTTTCCCCTGCGATTTTAAGTGTAATGCGATATGACTCTTTAAATGAAGATATGTTTTCATTATTCATGGCTTTTTCCTTTTTCTAAATTCCATTGGCTCGCTTTTTCATAATTACTCCACAACTTTTTGTAAATACCTTCATTTTGTAACAAAGTCTCATGTTGACCTATTTCACTCACTTTTCCTTGGTCAAAAACCACTATTTGATCTGCATTTTTAATGGTTGAAAGCCGATGAGCAATCATAATGACTGTTTTATTAATGGTTAAGTTCGCTAAAGCCTTTACTATTTCTTCTTCATTCTCAGGATCAGCAAAAGCGGTTGCTTCATCGAGTACCACAATGGGAGTATCTCTTAAAAGTGCCCGTGCAATGGTTATACGCTGTTTTTGTCCTCCAGAAAGGTTTGCTCCTCGATCCCCAGCTAAAGTCTCATATCCATTGGGTAAACTCTCTATAAAATCATGAATTTGTGCCGCTTTGGTTGCATGTATGACCTCTTCTTTTGTGGCATTGGGATTTGCCATATGGATATTGTTATAAATGGTATCTTGAAACAAAAAAGTATCTTGAAAAACAAAAGAGACGGTCTGCATCAACACATCAGGAGCAATCTTTTTTATATTGACGTCTCCTATGAGTATCTCCCCACTGTTTACATCCCAAAACCTTGGAATCAATTTTGCGACGGTACTTTTTCCTGCACCGCTTGGTCCCACAAGTGCTGTGATACTGCCTGCTTTGACTTTCAAATTTATATCTTTTAAGGCATCATTTTCTACCCCATCATATTTAAAAAATACATTTTTAAACTCTATATCAAACCCTTTGGGAGTCATTGGTTCTTTGGAAATAGGAAGAGCAGGTACAGATAAAACCTCTTGGATACGTAGTGCCGAAGCTTGGGATTTTTTGATAAAATTTTGAAGCCACATTACTGGCATCATAGCATCGGCCATCCCCGTACTTAAAAAGAGTGCTGATATAAAAGCAAAAAGTTCTAAAGAACCACTATTAAGAAGTACTGTTCCTGTAATAAAAACCATTATAAGAGTGGGAAGAGGACTTAATATTATCATTCCAAGTTTTGCGGGAACGGCACTGATTTGCATCCATTTACTTAAATTCTCTTTATACGCCACAAGTGCATCATTGTACCTTTTAAATGAGCTTGTTCCATCATCAAAAGTACGAACTACTGGCATGGCTTGCGCAAATTCTATGACCGCTTTATTAATATCACTTTGGCTTTGATCATACTTTTGTCTTAACACTTTTGAATCTCTCATTGCATATGCCATTGTAATCCATCCAAGAATTAAAACAGCAATACTTGCAAGTGCTAGGCGATAATCAATAATTAAAAGTGCAATAAGTGTTACAAAAGGTGCGACAATACTTTTTGCTATCATCGGCGTACTGTCTGCAACAAAAGCATGAAGTCCTCGTACATCATTTTGCATCACTTTTTTTAATGCCCCTGAACCATTAGAGATAATGTATCCCAATGGAACTTCTGCTAAATGTTGTGCTAGATTGGTTCGCAGTATCTGCTCTAATCTAAAAGCACCCAAATGAGAGACCACAAACCCATAAAACCTTGATACAAAAGCGATAACAGTCATAATGGCTAATACTACAATGGTATTAAAAAAATCAAGTTTTACACCCAATATCTCTAAAGGGCTTCCTTGCATAATATGGGTTAATGTAAAAGATAAAAGTATCAAAGCAACGATTAAACTCACAGCTCCAAATGCAGCTAAAAACATAGCAATCGTAATCTCAAACATCACTGGTTTTAAAATGGCCCAAAGCCCTTGTTTGTGTTCTGATTGTTGACTCATATATTGTCCTAAGAAATTTTATAAAGATGGATTATATTCAAATTGATAAGTACTATCAATATCTATATTGTTTTAAAAGGATTCTTTTTTATGTAAAAAGGATTAAATGTTCTCTTTTTGTTCTCACTTAAGCTAAAACAAGCCATTTTAATATACTATAGGGGGTATACTATTTAAGGAGAATAAATGGAAATGCTATCTAACATATTCAACAACATTATGGTGTTATCCAATGCAATGAGTCTTTATATATTACTGGGACTTTTACTTGCAGGGATAATCAAACAACTCATCCCTGATAACTTTATCAGTTCCCATTTGGGAGAAAATAAAGTAAGTTCAGTTGTAAAAGCTACGATCTTAGGAATCCCTATGCCAGTTTGCTCTTGCAGCGTCATTCCTTTGGCAAAATCTTTACAAAAAGAGGGAGCAAGTAAAGGGGCTGTGCAAAGTTTTTTAATTGCCACTCCTATAACGGGAGCTGATTCTATTTTAGCTACTTACAGCTTTTTTGGCTGGATATTTACTATCTATCGAGTAATCACTTCTATTTTTATTGCTATTGTAACAGGAATTATTCAAAACTTTGTGGAAAAAAAAGAAAAACCTATGAGCTTTAGTGTCCATAAACCTGAACATCATCAGGAGCATACTCATACAAACAAAATACAAAGTGATTGTTGTTCGAGTAGTTCTTGTTGCAGTACTCAAAAGAATAATAACGGCTTTAGCATAAAAGAGAGTTTTAACTATGCTTTTAACATACTGTTTAAAGATATCTATTTTGGTTTATTTATTGGTTTGCTTCTGGGTGGACTTTTTACTACTTTTTTACCTAAAGAGCTTTTGGAACCTCTATTTAAATACCCGTTTTTAACCTATCTTGCGGTACTTATTATCAGTTTGCCTTTATATGTTTGTGCAACTGCTTCTCTTCCTATTGCAGCAGCATTTTTATTAAGCGGTATGAGCAGTGGAGGAGTATTTGTATTTTTAAGTGCAGGCCCTGCAACAAACTCAGTTACCATGGGTGTCATTGCTTCCATGTTTGGAAAGAAGTCATTATTGATTTACTTAGGAGCAATCTCAATTTTAAGTATCTTTTTTGGATGGATTTTTGATAACTTTTTTACGGGATTACAGATAGTGGATATCCATTCTCATGCTGAAGATTCGACACTTTTAGATACGATGAGTACGATTATATTATTTGGATTGATGTTGTATTATTTTTTCAAATCAAAGCTAAAATGAGATAGAAAATAGATATTGAATATTCAATATCTATTTACAAGTGTGTATTAAAGTTTAAACCTTTATCCTTTTTATTTTATATAAAACCGATAAATAACAAACACTACAAAAAACATAGCTAAGCTCTCAAAAACAAACATACTCGTATATCCTAAGTTTGAAACAAACACTCCTGCAATAATAGCTGAGAATATTCTCATAAGAGAAAATAGACTTGATTGGATAGCATAATCTATCGCTTTACTTGAGCTTCTACTATAGTCCATAATCAGTGAAAATATAATAGCAGAAGAAAAGGCAATAGCAGTTGATGCGATGGTAACTATACTCATTAAAAAGATAAAATTTAACATATCAAAATACTCTATCATAACTAATATCAAAGCACTTAAAATGTTAAAAACTCCAAAAAGGATGAGGATCGTTTTTTTAGAATATATTTTTCCTACAAAGCTCGCTACTACTCCACCGATAAAGCCGACTATACTTCCATATACTCCCACATAAAAAGC
This window contains:
- a CDS encoding MFS transporter; this encodes MKKKLTIKEFILLVSLYTSQYIGFAFFAEAFIGILRQNNMPLENLGLIYMLGLFWVFRFLWAPFIDKKKFKIGHYKGWIIIFQLLMAFVLFLIAQFSLINNLQTIVLLSVAFAFTAASQSIALDGFVYNNIFKRERSLAMSIKVASSLLGMILGGGVGLVLYTYYGWEITMTIISFIMIVALIQMIFYKEVKPKKEQSATELDYKQFISFWKGKNKKQWMLLLFLYPASISSAYGLMTPILVDLGWSLDKIGYAVHIVGYSLGMLASFSASWFIKKYGKRNVLIGASLGQCMSILLLLILFYNNETVTTIIIVGIIFSFYTPSMVIMTTLMMDRASKKTPAAQFAAQHSIYSLSGIIFATSAVSFAGVLGYRNIVFIGAIVGLFAAFVSYKIELEKEKVK
- a CDS encoding ABC transporter ATP-binding protein, with amino-acid sequence MNNENISSFKESYRITLKIAGESSSLVKRSFLHFILAYIFQGVAFAFFFPLLNSVFAKEFNIENTLFWLGTIVVLSIVSFIFRWLGSGFQYSEDIIQITHDIRMKLGEKIKTMPLQSLYKYRTGELNAILSQNVDDSILHMGIIAGMFFEVAIVPVVLIIATFFIDPSMAFALLIALPVAIPIYSWSRKKTKWDKTEGAKAHATLEADTVEYIQGLPVLRAVNQVGVNAKNLQKSIVHLREVQKKGVFASTLPMIIMNTLIEFVFLLVLVLGSLWITQGEFTIGALIALLIILGRLSEPLANFLAIAGVLDIMEASFKHIQTLLNIKEFVIQKPIQSAEKFDIEFENVAFSYEGTDQKAVNNLSVHIQDKSLTAIVGPSGSGKTTLIKLIMRYADPQKGSVKMGGVDIRSIPQTTLMSYISVVFQDVYLFDDTILNNIRMGKPNASDDEVLRASKAAFCHEFVSRLPYGYQTKVGEIGGSLSGGERQRISIARAILKDAPIVILDEPTSALDTQSEVAVQNALDELIQNRTVIVIAHRLSTIAHADNIVVIENGQLKEKGTHQQLFEIKGKYHAMFQSQQRVKEWSVKSGIE
- a CDS encoding MFS transporter, yielding MKEIKILMVVNVLCISAMMAFLAVVGPIIRELHLQEWHAGLTVAIAGVLWVVLSRYWGRKSDVIGRKPILVIAVAGVAVSYLVLAIFIDNALLSPPAAVVSLFILILTRGGIGAFYSAITPVSNALIADHVKKEKRTSYIAKLAASSGIGMVIGPPIGGYLANFGLSAPLYTFAILPLLATVALYMILPHEKPVTTEKTPVLKVFDERLRIPMFAAFITMFSIVTAQVCLGFYIIDKFELDSLKAAEMTGYVLACVGFSFIVSQIIVSKSSIKATKLLKYGAFVGMIGYIVVFMMDSQLILTFGFCIGAFGMGMLFPAYQTLAVNLVDKKEQGASAGTVSAAQGVGMIIGPLVSTVVYKIDPIAPFILVSILFFILGIFSFKYDGKER
- a CDS encoding SO_0444 family Cu/Zn efflux transporter codes for the protein MEMLSNIFNNIMVLSNAMSLYILLGLLLAGIIKQLIPDNFISSHLGENKVSSVVKATILGIPMPVCSCSVIPLAKSLQKEGASKGAVQSFLIATPITGADSILATYSFFGWIFTIYRVITSIFIAIVTGIIQNFVEKKEKPMSFSVHKPEHHQEHTHTNKIQSDCCSSSSCCSTQKNNNGFSIKESFNYAFNILFKDIYFGLFIGLLLGGLFTTFLPKELLEPLFKYPFLTYLAVLIISLPLYVCATASLPIAAAFLLSGMSSGGVFVFLSAGPATNSVTMGVIASMFGKKSLLIYLGAISILSIFFGWIFDNFFTGLQIVDIHSHAEDSTLLDTMSTIILFGLMLYYFFKSKLK
- a CDS encoding ABC transporter ATP-binding protein; protein product: MSQQSEHKQGLWAILKPVMFEITIAMFLAAFGAVSLIVALILLSFTLTHIMQGSPLEILGVKLDFFNTIVVLAIMTVIAFVSRFYGFVVSHLGAFRLEQILRTNLAQHLAEVPLGYIISNGSGALKKVMQNDVRGLHAFVADSTPMIAKSIVAPFVTLIALLIIDYRLALASIAVLILGWITMAYAMRDSKVLRQKYDQSQSDINKAVIEFAQAMPVVRTFDDGTSSFKRYNDALVAYKENLSKWMQISAVPAKLGMIILSPLPTLIMVFITGTVLLNSGSLELFAFISALFLSTGMADAMMPVMWLQNFIKKSQASALRIQEVLSVPALPISKEPMTPKGFDIEFKNVFFKYDGVENDALKDINLKVKAGSITALVGPSGAGKSTVAKLIPRFWDVNSGEILIGDVNIKKIAPDVLMQTVSFVFQDTFLFQDTIYNNIHMANPNATKEEVIHATKAAQIHDFIESLPNGYETLAGDRGANLSGGQKQRITIARALLRDTPIVVLDEATAFADPENEEEIVKALANLTINKTVIMIAHRLSTIKNADQIVVFDQGKVSEIGQHETLLQNEGIYKKLWSNYEKASQWNLEKGKSHE